In Micromonospora sp. WMMA1363, a genomic segment contains:
- a CDS encoding non-ribosomal peptide synthetase, with product MEPSPSIQERFAAVVRRFPDRPAITGDGTTMSYRELDVAADRFAGRLRALGVRSGDAVAVLTARTADVAVAVLGVVRTGACYVPLHDGYPHERLRFIVEECRARVLVADQVAVRRGVLPITEHLVLVDEDSVTGEAAPCGSVSAADPDDTAYIMYTSGSTGTPKGVAVPHRAVIGLADDSMWDSGRHDTVLSVAPFGFGVAAYELWVPLLRGGHVVVAPTTTFDLLSLRRWIDEHKISGLHLTAGLFRVVAHEEPTALSNVREVLTGGDIISPGAVRAVLEANPGLVVRAMYGATETSSFAMSAAITLPDRVGTPVPVGVPLRDVHAYLLDERLEPVSPGAAGELYLAGPRLALGYVGRPDLTADRFVADPFAIGTRMYRTGDVMRRNPDGQFEFVFRIGEQMKVRGFRVEPREIEAALTRCTDVTDAAVLAREGPAGEQRLVAYLVAPPELDVDAIRAQVARSLPEYMVPAVFVVLDALPLTENGKLDRTALSEPEASDPPYRAPRTDRQRILCELFAEVLEVDTVGIEHSFFDLNGQSLSAIKLVGRIRAALTVDVSVGDLFDAPTVAELDAVLDGLGGAEPESQENGAAPRPEAARRD from the coding sequence ATGGAACCGTCCCCGTCAATTCAGGAGCGCTTCGCCGCGGTGGTGCGGCGATTCCCCGACCGACCTGCGATCACCGGTGACGGCACCACGATGTCGTACCGTGAGCTCGACGTGGCCGCGGACCGGTTCGCGGGGCGGCTGCGCGCTCTCGGGGTACGGTCGGGCGACGCGGTGGCGGTGCTCACAGCGCGGACCGCGGACGTGGCAGTCGCCGTACTTGGCGTGGTGCGCACGGGCGCGTGCTACGTCCCGCTGCATGACGGTTACCCGCATGAGCGGCTGCGCTTCATCGTGGAGGAATGCCGGGCCCGGGTCCTCGTAGCGGATCAAGTGGCAGTTCGGCGTGGGGTACTGCCCATCACCGAGCATCTGGTCCTGGTTGACGAGGACAGCGTCACGGGCGAGGCGGCGCCGTGCGGGTCGGTGTCCGCGGCCGACCCAGACGACACGGCCTACATCATGTACACCTCGGGATCCACCGGCACACCGAAGGGCGTCGCCGTGCCACACCGCGCGGTGATCGGCTTGGCCGACGACTCCATGTGGGATTCCGGCCGGCACGACACGGTCCTCTCCGTCGCACCGTTCGGCTTCGGCGTCGCGGCGTACGAGCTGTGGGTGCCGCTGCTGCGGGGCGGCCACGTGGTCGTAGCACCGACGACCACCTTCGACCTGCTCTCGTTGCGTCGATGGATCGACGAGCACAAGATCTCGGGGCTTCATCTGACGGCCGGACTCTTTCGAGTGGTCGCGCACGAAGAGCCCACTGCGCTGTCGAATGTCCGTGAGGTGCTGACCGGCGGTGACATCATCTCACCGGGCGCGGTCCGCGCCGTACTGGAGGCGAATCCCGGCCTGGTGGTCCGTGCGATGTACGGCGCGACCGAAACCTCGTCATTCGCCATGAGCGCGGCAATCACCCTGCCGGACAGGGTCGGCACACCCGTCCCGGTTGGTGTGCCGCTGCGGGACGTGCATGCGTACCTGCTCGACGAGCGGCTCGAACCGGTTTCGCCCGGGGCGGCCGGTGAGCTGTACCTCGCCGGGCCCCGGCTCGCTCTGGGGTACGTCGGACGGCCAGACCTGACCGCGGATCGCTTCGTGGCGGACCCGTTCGCCATCGGGACGCGGATGTATCGGACCGGAGACGTCATGCGCCGCAACCCCGACGGGCAGTTCGAGTTCGTCTTCCGTATCGGTGAGCAGATGAAGGTCCGCGGTTTCCGCGTCGAACCACGGGAAATCGAGGCGGCCCTGACCCGCTGTACCGATGTCACCGATGCCGCGGTCCTGGCCCGGGAGGGCCCAGCGGGGGAGCAGCGGTTGGTCGCCTACCTCGTGGCGCCACCCGAACTAGACGTCGACGCCATCCGCGCGCAGGTTGCTCGGTCGCTGCCGGAGTACATGGTCCCCGCCGTCTTCGTCGTGCTCGACGCGCTGCCACTTACCGAAAACGGCAAGCTCGACCGTACCGCGCTGTCGGAGCCGGAGGCGTCCGACCCGCCGTACCGGGCGCCTCGCACCGACCGGCAACGGATCCTGTGCGAGCTGTTCGCCGAGGTCTTGGAGGTCGACACCGTCGGTATCGAGCACAGCTTTTTCGACCTCAACGGTCAGTCGCTGAGCGCCATCAAGCTGGTCGGTCGGATTCGCGCGGCGCTGACGGTCGACGTTTCGGTGGGTGACCTGTTCGACGCGCCGACCGTCGCCGAACTCGACGCGGTCCTCGACGGGCTCGGCGGGGCGGAGCCCGAGAGCCAGGAGAACGGTGCGGCCCCGCGACCCGAGGCGGCTCGTCGTGACTGA
- a CDS encoding IS1380 family transposase, whose product MPREGTCQVKSTGTRPKIIVSSDGRGVVGHAGARLLADIADVTGLTGGFSEALARLRQRQGGHDPGRVAVDLAVMIADGGEAISDLAVLRDQAGLFGAVASDPTAWRVLSGVDDAVLARLRMARAAARELAWAQSAETRDGLPVSMAAGAPVSGLVLDLDASIVICHSEKEQASKTWKKTFGYHPLFCFLDNTREALSGLLRAGRAGSNTTADHISVLDDALAQIPDVHRYGTDILVRSDSAGCTYGFLRHIRSLREHGMNTFFSVGVAIGEAIRDAIKQAAGHPEQWVPALNADGQPRDGAQVCEITGLLPADLRANYPDGTRFIVRRERPHPGAQLSLFDTIEGFRHQVMATDTGPGNGSIQHLEARHRAHARVEDRIRTGKDTGFGRFPSRVFAINAAWLELALCAIDLLAWTQHLLLDGDLATAEPKTLRYRLLHVAARITRSARRTKLRIAEGWPWADQLVTAFDRLAVLPQPVT is encoded by the coding sequence ATCCCGAGGGAAGGCACCTGTCAGGTGAAGAGTACCGGAACACGACCGAAGATCATCGTCAGTAGCGATGGACGTGGCGTGGTCGGCCACGCGGGTGCCCGTTTGCTGGCCGACATCGCGGACGTAACCGGGTTGACCGGCGGGTTCAGCGAGGCCCTGGCCAGGCTGCGGCAGCGGCAGGGCGGGCATGACCCGGGTCGGGTCGCCGTGGACCTCGCGGTGATGATCGCCGACGGTGGTGAGGCGATCAGCGATCTGGCGGTGCTGCGGGACCAAGCGGGGCTGTTCGGCGCGGTCGCCTCGGATCCTACCGCGTGGCGGGTGCTGTCTGGTGTGGATGATGCTGTTCTGGCCAGGCTGCGGATGGCCCGCGCTGCCGCGCGGGAGTTGGCGTGGGCGCAGTCGGCCGAGACCCGCGACGGGCTGCCGGTGTCGATGGCGGCTGGTGCGCCGGTGTCTGGGCTGGTGCTGGATCTGGACGCCTCGATCGTGATCTGCCACTCGGAGAAGGAGCAGGCGTCCAAGACGTGGAAGAAGACCTTCGGATATCACCCGTTGTTCTGCTTCCTGGACAACACCCGGGAGGCGTTGTCCGGGCTGCTGCGCGCCGGGCGGGCGGGGTCGAACACCACCGCCGATCACATCAGCGTTCTCGACGACGCCCTGGCGCAGATCCCCGACGTCCACCGGTACGGCACCGACATCCTCGTCCGCTCGGATTCGGCCGGCTGCACGTACGGGTTCCTGCGCCATATCCGGTCGTTGCGTGAGCACGGTATGAACACGTTCTTCTCCGTCGGGGTGGCCATCGGGGAGGCGATCCGCGACGCGATCAAGCAGGCTGCGGGGCACCCCGAGCAGTGGGTACCGGCCCTGAACGCCGACGGCCAGCCACGCGACGGCGCCCAGGTATGCGAGATCACCGGCCTACTACCGGCCGACCTGCGGGCCAACTACCCCGACGGCACCCGGTTCATCGTGCGCCGGGAACGCCCGCACCCCGGCGCACAACTGTCGCTGTTCGACACCATCGAAGGCTTCCGCCACCAGGTGATGGCCACCGACACCGGCCCCGGCAACGGATCCATCCAGCATCTGGAGGCCCGCCACCGCGCTCACGCCCGCGTCGAGGACCGCATCCGCACGGGCAAGGACACCGGGTTCGGCCGCTTCCCATCCCGGGTGTTCGCCATCAACGCCGCCTGGCTGGAACTCGCCTTGTGCGCCATCGACCTGCTTGCCTGGACCCAACACCTGCTGCTCGACGGCGACCTCGCCACCGCCGAACCCAAGACACTGCGCTACCGACTGCTGCACGTCGCCGCCCGCATCACCCGCTCGGCCCGCCGCACGAAGCTGCGCATCGCCGAAGGCTGGCCCTGGGCCGACCAGCTCGTCACCGCGTTCGACCGGCTGGCCGTGCTGCCCCAGCCCGTCACCTGA
- a CDS encoding class I SAM-dependent methyltransferase, translating into MTDFDVDRPPATLLRSFENAPAHRLEAAYQHLVAALWRDGQATDAAIGAVPLLLTAMWRAEERRKGDLAVVLGLLVETEYPNTDGPIATVVRSHLDRLLDLWRLAEHENGLWQALLYLLSHFPTERSRILDAAREVGAGADDLSRLDRSLRTFDPGDPAPTIGRVFPHPTAWDMDEAELEFDRDWVRSLTPEQVADQWHNDSHTIFGFTGAKAYWAVRNGRPVPAVPDSLAPRHPQPKDAEVGLWQRHAAAFRCPLCHSGLTFEANQALCASCAARFPIRRGMIDLTETGHQSGEIRDEGLLFQLSKISTMGHFVEAHARPNFKRLCGFAWDGPVNSGVEAKYIADLVRPVDGPVLDVAAGPGGWTIALAEAVGSDRVIALDLMPVMLAALRDRLPSVPAVVASAATLPFGTGTLGAAMCWNGPHAFFDDTEAAIREIGRCVRQGGTFTTYTFRDATDPVYRHFVHSHHFPQHEHGLRMYDIDIFRNWLDQAGFTVREQFEVGLAVFITAEKTH; encoded by the coding sequence ATGACCGATTTCGACGTGGACCGCCCGCCGGCCACGCTATTGCGCTCGTTCGAGAACGCACCGGCGCACCGGCTCGAGGCGGCCTATCAGCACCTGGTCGCCGCGCTGTGGCGGGATGGGCAGGCGACTGACGCTGCGATCGGCGCCGTTCCGCTGCTGCTGACTGCGATGTGGCGCGCCGAGGAGCGCCGAAAGGGTGACCTCGCCGTGGTGCTGGGCCTACTCGTGGAAACAGAGTACCCGAACACGGATGGTCCGATCGCTACTGTGGTCCGATCCCACCTCGACCGTCTGCTCGATCTGTGGCGGCTGGCTGAACACGAAAACGGCTTGTGGCAAGCGCTGCTGTACCTGCTGTCACACTTTCCCACCGAGCGTTCCCGGATCCTCGACGCAGCCCGGGAGGTGGGCGCCGGCGCCGACGATCTGTCCCGACTGGACCGGTCGCTGCGTACCTTCGACCCCGGCGACCCGGCGCCCACCATAGGGCGGGTGTTCCCACACCCCACGGCGTGGGACATGGACGAGGCAGAACTGGAGTTCGACCGGGACTGGGTCAGGTCGCTGACTCCCGAGCAGGTCGCCGATCAGTGGCACAACGATTCGCACACGATCTTCGGTTTCACCGGGGCCAAGGCGTACTGGGCGGTTCGCAACGGACGACCGGTCCCCGCCGTGCCGGACTCGCTCGCGCCCCGGCATCCCCAACCGAAAGACGCAGAGGTCGGGCTGTGGCAACGGCACGCGGCTGCCTTTCGCTGCCCACTGTGTCACAGTGGGCTCACATTCGAGGCGAACCAGGCGTTGTGTGCGTCCTGTGCCGCGCGGTTCCCGATCAGGCGAGGCATGATCGACCTCACGGAAACCGGCCATCAGTCGGGCGAGATCCGCGACGAGGGACTGCTGTTCCAGCTATCGAAGATCTCCACGATGGGCCACTTCGTGGAGGCGCATGCTCGACCCAACTTCAAGCGGTTGTGCGGATTCGCCTGGGACGGTCCGGTCAACTCCGGCGTGGAGGCAAAGTACATCGCCGATCTGGTTCGTCCGGTCGACGGGCCGGTGCTCGACGTCGCCGCCGGTCCCGGGGGCTGGACCATCGCGCTCGCCGAGGCCGTCGGTTCCGATCGCGTGATCGCCCTGGACCTCATGCCGGTGATGCTCGCCGCGCTCCGCGACCGGCTGCCGTCGGTACCGGCCGTCGTGGCCAGCGCCGCCACGCTGCCGTTCGGGACAGGAACGCTCGGCGCCGCCATGTGCTGGAATGGCCCGCACGCCTTCTTCGACGATACCGAGGCCGCGATCAGGGAAATCGGCCGGTGTGTGCGCCAGGGTGGCACGTTCACGACGTACACCTTCCGGGACGCCACCGATCCGGTATATCGGCACTTCGTTCACTCGCACCACTTCCCGCAGCACGAGCACGGGCTGCGCATGTACGACATCGATATCTTCAGGAATTGGCTGGACCAGGCAGGGTTCACCGTCCGGGAACAATTCGAAGTCGGCCTCGCGGTGTTCATCACCGCCGAGAAGACACACTGA
- a CDS encoding KedN5 family methylcobalamin-dependent radical SAM C-methyltransferase codes for MLKVRLVQQGAWDMPVDSMPLAVGYLKAVVDETPHFAGEVSADICNFRGGQRLQEMTKALFSGAIPDVLAFSVLGWNYRNFGVLSETFKQVNPNGLVVFGGNHVAYQGERVFREFPWVDVVVNGEGEHTFRELLTYLLERPDGSDVFDPVKVTGLSFRRTDGTVHSTADRDRIADLDVIPSPFLSGAIPMADAAGNFRYDVALIETNRGCPYKCAFCYWGGAVGQKMRSFSIERLTAELDIFGYYQAPSLVLCDSNFGLLEADEEFVEILIKTKEKYGYPGDLITSWAKNKSQRFYNIVRQLKQHDMHSLFTLALQTLDDAALTEMLRKNMKVNQWESLVEWLAEEGLECYGELIWGAPGETVESFLEGYDRLARMVSRIAVYPMLLLPNTSYVQNRELHGFITIRGEDDDFEYVLANRSSTLEENLQMQRFVFWARVLGEQQYLRHVWRPLLDLANMSQSKIIMGFKAFFDTSTDPAAVTLRDRIPVLAESPAIAEALRSLHSSPELQALVQQWWTHEIVPAVPPQWQPFIASVFDYERWSRQVYVAPGGDLPAGWHEVDLDGAPCYRSDPVTFEFDVPAALANWPETCVSGPKQEPVSYVFQARPGYYKNLDNHEAAATYLATHHRL; via the coding sequence ATGCTCAAAGTCCGGTTGGTCCAGCAAGGAGCCTGGGACATGCCGGTCGACTCGATGCCACTCGCGGTTGGATATCTGAAGGCGGTGGTCGACGAGACACCGCATTTCGCTGGCGAAGTCAGTGCGGACATCTGCAACTTCCGGGGTGGCCAGCGCCTGCAGGAGATGACCAAGGCACTGTTCTCGGGCGCAATCCCCGACGTCTTGGCCTTCTCGGTGCTGGGCTGGAACTACCGCAATTTTGGCGTACTGTCTGAGACGTTCAAACAGGTCAACCCGAACGGCCTGGTGGTATTCGGCGGCAACCACGTCGCCTATCAGGGCGAACGGGTGTTCCGGGAGTTTCCGTGGGTCGACGTCGTCGTCAACGGTGAGGGCGAGCACACTTTCCGCGAGCTGCTGACCTACCTGCTGGAGCGGCCGGACGGGTCGGACGTCTTCGACCCGGTGAAGGTAACCGGACTGTCGTTCCGACGCACGGACGGCACAGTGCACAGCACCGCCGATCGCGACCGTATTGCTGACCTGGACGTGATCCCGTCGCCGTTCCTCAGCGGCGCGATCCCGATGGCGGACGCAGCTGGGAACTTTCGCTACGACGTCGCACTCATCGAAACCAACCGAGGCTGCCCCTACAAGTGTGCCTTCTGCTACTGGGGTGGCGCGGTCGGACAGAAGATGCGTTCGTTCTCGATCGAACGGCTCACCGCCGAGCTGGACATTTTCGGCTACTACCAGGCACCCTCGCTGGTGCTCTGCGACTCCAACTTCGGGCTGTTGGAGGCCGACGAGGAGTTCGTCGAGATACTGATCAAAACGAAGGAGAAGTACGGGTATCCCGGAGACCTGATCACAAGCTGGGCCAAGAACAAGTCCCAACGCTTCTACAACATCGTGCGCCAACTGAAGCAGCACGACATGCACAGTCTGTTCACGCTGGCGCTGCAGACCCTCGACGACGCCGCGCTGACCGAGATGTTGCGCAAGAACATGAAGGTGAATCAGTGGGAAAGTCTCGTGGAGTGGCTCGCCGAGGAAGGGTTGGAATGCTACGGCGAGCTCATCTGGGGCGCCCCCGGTGAGACGGTCGAGTCGTTTCTCGAAGGCTACGACCGGCTGGCGCGGATGGTCTCCCGTATCGCGGTTTATCCCATGCTGCTTCTGCCCAACACGTCCTACGTGCAGAACCGAGAGCTGCACGGTTTCATCACCATCCGGGGGGAGGACGACGACTTCGAATACGTCCTGGCCAACCGCTCCTCCACGCTGGAGGAGAACCTGCAGATGCAACGGTTCGTCTTCTGGGCCCGCGTGCTCGGCGAGCAACAATACCTGCGCCATGTCTGGCGCCCACTGCTCGACCTGGCAAACATGAGCCAATCAAAAATAATAATGGGCTTCAAAGCATTTTTCGACACCTCGACCGATCCCGCCGCGGTGACGCTACGTGACCGCATCCCTGTGTTGGCCGAATCGCCAGCGATCGCGGAAGCGTTGCGCAGCCTGCACAGCAGCCCCGAATTGCAGGCGTTGGTGCAACAATGGTGGACACACGAGATCGTCCCAGCGGTCCCGCCGCAGTGGCAGCCCTTCATCGCCTCCGTCTTCGATTACGAGCGCTGGTCGCGGCAGGTATACGTGGCGCCAGGCGGTGACCTGCCCGCCGGTTGGCACGAGGTGGACCTCGACGGCGCGCCGTGCTATCGGAGCGACCCGGTGACCTTCGAGTTCGACGTCCCGGCCGCGCTGGCGAATTGGCCTGAGACCTGCGTGTCTGGCCCGAAGCAGGAGCCGGTGTCCTACGTCTTCCAGGCCCGGCCGGGCTACTACAAGAATCTCGACAACCACGAAGCCGCCGCGACCTACCTCGCGACACATCACCGGCTGTAA
- a CDS encoding methyltransferase domain-containing protein, with protein MSLLGRRHLGGRMTTENVPAVAGVERFYDVADLILTTIWGRNWHVGYWDSSDSEASNADAVQRLNDVLAATLRVGPGNRVLDVGCGIGEPALRLAEVTGAEVVGVTIAEQQVVEGNRRAAELGLADRATFQLGDGLNLPFQDGAFDAAWEIESGIHMDRARMIAEMARVVRPGGRVLVADLAMPEGPARETPEERRAMLESMALVQVPTVDDYHKMIADAGLRLVELSDITPHTRKTNERMAEAARQHYDVLVAERGRDAGDILDMMMTSIDVRYVVVVADRPMAS; from the coding sequence ATGAGCCTGCTGGGCCGACGACACCTGGGAGGCAGGATGACAACGGAGAATGTGCCCGCGGTCGCGGGCGTCGAGCGATTCTACGACGTCGCGGATCTGATCCTGACTACCATTTGGGGCCGAAACTGGCACGTCGGATACTGGGACTCGTCGGACAGCGAGGCATCCAACGCCGACGCCGTACAGCGTCTCAACGATGTGCTCGCTGCGACGTTGCGGGTGGGCCCCGGCAATCGGGTGCTGGACGTCGGCTGTGGCATCGGCGAGCCCGCGTTACGTCTGGCGGAGGTGACCGGTGCCGAGGTCGTTGGGGTCACCATCGCCGAACAGCAGGTGGTGGAGGGCAACCGGCGGGCGGCCGAGCTCGGCCTGGCTGACCGGGCGACGTTCCAACTCGGCGACGGCCTGAACCTGCCCTTCCAGGATGGAGCCTTCGACGCGGCATGGGAGATCGAGTCCGGCATCCACATGGACCGGGCGCGGATGATCGCGGAAATGGCCCGGGTTGTCAGACCCGGCGGGCGGGTCCTCGTCGCCGATCTTGCCATGCCGGAAGGCCCGGCCCGGGAAACCCCGGAGGAGCGCAGGGCGATGCTGGAGAGCATGGCGCTCGTGCAGGTCCCCACCGTTGATGACTACCACAAGATGATCGCCGACGCGGGCCTGCGTCTCGTCGAGCTGTCCGATATCACCCCGCACACCCGCAAGACCAACGAGCGGATGGCCGAGGCGGCGCGCCAGCACTACGACGTGCTGGTCGCCGAGCGTGGCCGCGATGCTGGTGACATTCTCGATATGATGATGACCTCAATCGACGTGCGCTACGTTGTTGTCGTCGCTGACCGGCCAATGGCATCCTGA
- a CDS encoding MFS transporter translates to MTDTATPPRAGRREWAGLAVLSLATLMITFDMFVLLLALPHLSADLRPTSVEQLWILDIYGFMVGGFLITMGSLGDRIGRRRLLLIGAAFFAVASLVSAWSSSPEMLIVSRAVLGIAGATLAPSTLALISNMFPNPRQMGTAIGMWAGSFTLGAILGPLAGGLVLQYFWWGSVFLLGVPVMVLLLILAPMLVPEFKAPDGGRLDFASAGLSLAAVLAFIYGLKEVSRNGFEVAPVIVGLLGITLGVMFVRRQRSLADPLMDLTMFRSKSFSTMLVGLLLYGMVGATSMLYITQFFQSVAGMTPLESALALLPGMAAATISAMVSPILGRRFRPAYLIGIGLLGVVATFAWFTQISAASSPVELIIGFAVIGACDGPLLALGTNLVVGAAPPEKAGSAGSLVQTSNEAGAALGVAVLGSVGAVIYRQELTGEIPAEVPATVARAAEENAATAVAVAADLPAEVGSALVAAARQAFSDGLNVFSGVSAVVLVIAALFIMIQLRHVPPMGDEEGSDGNTDGGSAPSAERPAEPVAGSSPS, encoded by the coding sequence ATGACGGACACCGCAACACCACCACGGGCCGGGCGCCGGGAGTGGGCCGGCCTCGCGGTCCTCTCCCTGGCGACCCTCATGATCACGTTTGACATGTTCGTGTTGCTGCTGGCACTGCCACACCTCAGCGCCGACCTTCGCCCTACGAGCGTCGAACAGCTGTGGATCCTCGACATCTACGGCTTCATGGTCGGTGGGTTCCTCATCACCATGGGCAGCCTGGGCGACCGGATCGGCCGCCGCAGGCTGCTATTGATCGGCGCGGCCTTCTTCGCCGTCGCCTCACTGGTGTCGGCCTGGTCGAGCAGTCCCGAAATGCTGATCGTGTCGAGGGCGGTGCTAGGCATCGCCGGCGCGACGCTCGCGCCGTCCACCCTGGCGCTGATCAGCAACATGTTCCCGAACCCCAGGCAGATGGGCACGGCGATCGGCATGTGGGCCGGGTCCTTCACGCTCGGTGCCATCCTCGGCCCGCTCGCCGGCGGCCTCGTGCTGCAGTACTTCTGGTGGGGCTCGGTGTTCCTCCTCGGCGTGCCGGTGATGGTGCTGCTGCTGATCCTCGCTCCCATGCTCGTGCCGGAGTTCAAGGCGCCGGATGGGGGTCGACTCGACTTCGCCAGCGCCGGGCTGTCGCTGGCCGCGGTGCTCGCCTTCATCTATGGCTTGAAGGAAGTCTCGCGCAACGGCTTCGAGGTCGCGCCCGTCATCGTCGGGCTGCTCGGCATCACGCTGGGCGTCATGTTCGTACGTCGCCAGCGGTCGCTCGCCGACCCGCTGATGGACTTGACGATGTTCCGCAGCAAGTCGTTCAGCACGATGCTCGTCGGACTACTCCTCTACGGGATGGTCGGCGCCACGTCGATGCTGTACATAACCCAGTTCTTCCAGTCGGTGGCCGGCATGACACCACTGGAGTCGGCACTGGCGCTCCTGCCCGGCATGGCGGCGGCGACGATCAGCGCTATGGTCTCGCCGATCCTCGGCCGCCGGTTCCGCCCGGCATACCTGATCGGAATCGGGCTCCTCGGTGTGGTCGCCACGTTCGCCTGGTTCACCCAGATCAGCGCGGCGTCGAGTCCGGTGGAGCTCATCATCGGGTTCGCCGTGATCGGCGCGTGCGACGGACCGTTGCTGGCACTCGGTACCAATCTCGTCGTCGGTGCGGCACCGCCGGAGAAAGCCGGTTCTGCGGGGTCGCTCGTGCAGACCTCGAACGAGGCCGGTGCCGCCCTCGGCGTCGCGGTCTTGGGCAGTGTTGGTGCGGTGATCTACCGACAAGAACTGACCGGTGAGATACCGGCCGAGGTGCCGGCGACCGTGGCCCGAGCAGCGGAGGAGAACGCTGCCACCGCAGTCGCCGTAGCCGCCGACCTGCCGGCTGAGGTCGGCTCGGCGCTGGTGGCGGCCGCCCGACAGGCGTTCTCGGACGGCCTGAACGTGTTCTCCGGCGTCAGCGCAGTCGTGTTGGTGATCGCCGCGCTGTTCATCATGATCCAGCTACGGCACGTACCCCCGATGGGGGACGAGGAGGGCTCCGACGGGAACACCGACGGCGGCTCGGCGCCGAGCGCCGAACGCCCGGCAGAACCGGTCGCCGGGTCATCCCCCAGCTGA
- a CDS encoding PQQ-dependent sugar dehydrogenase, with amino-acid sequence MSDAVIVADGLDFPTSIAFDDRGRVYVAESGLPFGGAAPGGRIRRIDPYADPSSTSVVANGLAAPVTGLSWHDDILYVSEGGAGRISRIDTDAAGVDPSRAAHPLIEGMPGPGNYHTNMAVVGPDRKLYFSQGAMTNLGVIGLDAYELGWLRRLPHAHDVPGIDIALTGLNVTTPDPFSNTPGATRVTGSFVPFGTSTEERQRIPAGLPCTAAVMRCDLDGSNLELVAWGLRNAFGLGFLPDGRLLAVDQGPDDRGSRPIGDAPDLLFEVRPGRWYGWPDYVGGVPVTDPRFEPVRGPQPTFLLTSHETLPDPEQPLFAFTPHAAATKFAAVPAACGQSNVFAGRLVVTLFGDETPMTAPHGHPQVGRGLQLIDPADWSAAGFKGGPDLARPIDVKFAPDTGDMFLLDFGRFEMSDEGVQAQTGTGRLWRWGDWQDAVTAF; translated from the coding sequence ATGTCCGATGCCGTGATCGTGGCCGACGGGCTCGACTTCCCTACCAGCATCGCGTTCGATGATCGAGGGCGGGTTTACGTCGCTGAGTCCGGCCTGCCCTTCGGGGGTGCCGCCCCGGGAGGCCGGATCCGCCGGATCGACCCGTATGCCGATCCATCGTCAACCTCAGTCGTGGCGAACGGCCTCGCGGCTCCGGTCACCGGCTTGAGCTGGCACGACGACATTCTCTACGTTTCCGAGGGAGGCGCTGGCCGGATCAGCCGGATCGACACCGACGCCGCTGGGGTGGATCCGTCCCGCGCCGCTCACCCACTGATCGAGGGGATGCCGGGACCCGGCAATTACCACACCAACATGGCGGTGGTCGGACCGGACCGGAAGCTCTACTTCAGCCAGGGCGCGATGACGAACCTCGGTGTCATCGGCCTCGACGCCTATGAGCTGGGCTGGTTGCGGCGCCTGCCCCACGCGCACGACGTGCCGGGCATCGACATCGCCCTCACGGGCCTGAACGTCACGACACCCGATCCGTTTTCCAACACGCCGGGCGCCACTCGCGTGACCGGTAGCTTCGTGCCCTTCGGCACGTCCACCGAGGAGCGGCAGCGAATTCCGGCCGGTCTGCCGTGCACGGCTGCCGTCATGCGATGCGACCTCGACGGTTCGAATCTGGAACTGGTGGCCTGGGGACTACGCAACGCGTTCGGGCTCGGTTTCCTGCCCGACGGCCGGCTGCTCGCCGTCGACCAGGGGCCCGACGACCGGGGTAGCCGCCCGATCGGTGACGCGCCGGACCTGCTCTTCGAGGTACGTCCCGGTCGCTGGTACGGGTGGCCGGACTACGTCGGCGGCGTGCCGGTCACCGATCCACGCTTCGAGCCGGTACGCGGCCCACAGCCGACCTTCCTACTGACCAGCCACGAGACGCTCCCCGACCCCGAGCAGCCGCTGTTCGCCTTCACCCCGCACGCCGCCGCGACGAAGTTCGCCGCAGTCCCGGCGGCGTGCGGGCAATCCAACGTGTTTGCCGGCCGTCTGGTGGTCACTCTCTTCGGCGACGAGACGCCGATGACCGCTCCACATGGTCATCCGCAGGTTGGCCGTGGTTTGCAGCTCATCGATCCCGCTGACTGGTCTGCTGCTGGGTTCAAGGGTGGGCCAGACCTCGCCAGGCCCATCGACGTCAAGTTCGCGCCGGACACCGGAGACATGTTCCTGCTGGACTTCGGGCGGTTCGAGATGTCCGACGAAGGCGTACAGGCCCAGACCGGCACCGGCCGGTTGTGGCGGTGGGGCGACTGGCAGGACGCCGTCACCGCATTCTAG